The nucleotide window AGTTAGAGAGGAGGAGAAAATGAAGGCATTAGTAATTAATTATGGTGTAGGTAATTTATATAGTATCTCATCTGCTCTAAAAAGAGTAGGATTTGAAGTAACAATAGATAATAAACCAAGGAATGATTACGATCTAATTGTATTTCCTGGTGTCGGAGCATTTTCAGCTGTAGCCGAATTTATCTTACGATATAGGGAACTTTTCAATGATCTAAGAAGGAGTGGGACTAATTTTTTAGGAGTTTGTCTAGGCATGCAGATAATGTTTGAAAAGGGAACCGAGGGAAAAGAGAGTAATGGCTTAGGATGGTTTAAGGGTATAGTGGATAAGATAAATGCTAATGTGAAACTTCCTCACATAGGCTGGGATTTAGTATTTGAAGTGAAAGATTCTTGTGAATTAACTTACGGATTAGACAAGAAATATGTTTACTATGTACATAGCTATGTAGCTTATCCTACTAGTGGAGATTATGTTTACATGAAAAGTCAGTATGGGATAGAATATCCTGCATTGGTATGTGATAAGAACGTTGTAGGAACTCAGTTTCACCCGGAGAAAAGTTCAAATACTGGTAAAATATTTCTCGAGAATCTTAAGGGGTGGATTAAACGTTAAAACTGAATGAAATAGAAGCACAGAAGATCGCCTCTTTATTAAATTTTAAACATGAGGAAAATACAGTAATTGCCGTAATTCAAGACTATAAGAGTAAAGAGATATTAATGGTGGGAAATATGAATAGAGAAGCGTTATTTAAAACATTAACAACTGGTTACCTCCATTTTTGGTCTTTAAGTAGAAAGAAATTATGGTTGAAGGGGGAAACTAGTGGAAATTTTCAAATAATTGAAGAATTTAAAGTGGATTGTGATGCAGACGCTGTACTTTTTAAAGTAACATCATTAGGACCTATTTGTCACACTGGTAACTACACTTGTTTTTATAGAAGTTATGATGAGCTTGTTAATAGTAAGAGTTAAAATTTACTTTAACATAGTTAAAGAATATGAGTTCGCAACAACAAAAAGTAGACAAGGAAGAATGGAAGAAAAAAATAATGGAAGCGTTAAAAGACGTTTATGATCCAGAAATTCCAGTTGATATAGTAAATTTAGGACTTATTTATGATCTGAAAATAAATGATGATGGTGATGTTTACCTTAGATTAGGATTAACAGCACCAGGATGTCCAGTTGTTGATGATTTGATATACACTGTAGAGCAAGTAATAAAAGAAAGCGTACCAGCTAAGAGTGTGGAAGTTGACATAGATTTAGATACACAATGGACGCCATTAAAAATGACA belongs to Saccharolobus solfataricus and includes:
- the hisH gene encoding imidazole glycerol phosphate synthase subunit HisH; this encodes MKALVINYGVGNLYSISSALKRVGFEVTIDNKPRNDYDLIVFPGVGAFSAVAEFILRYRELFNDLRRSGTNFLGVCLGMQIMFEKGTEGKESNGLGWFKGIVDKINANVKLPHIGWDLVFEVKDSCELTYGLDKKYVYYVHSYVAYPTSGDYVYMKSQYGIEYPALVCDKNVVGTQFHPEKSSNTGKIFLENLKGWIKR
- the hisI gene encoding phosphoribosyl-AMP cyclohydrolase, whose translation is MNEIEAQKIASLLNFKHEENTVIAVIQDYKSKEILMVGNMNREALFKTLTTGYLHFWSLSRKKLWLKGETSGNFQIIEEFKVDCDADAVLFKVTSLGPICHTGNYTCFYRSYDELVNSKS
- a CDS encoding metal-sulfur cluster assembly factor: MSSQQQKVDKEEWKKKIMEALKDVYDPEIPVDIVNLGLIYDLKINDDGDVYLRLGLTAPGCPVVDDLIYTVEQVIKESVPAKSVEVDIDLDTQWTPLKMTAEGREKFKQLYGYDIVEMWVQTYGLPADEQKS